GCGTCGTTCGTGCTCGACGACATGCCCAAAGCCAGCTTCGGACTTGCGATGGCGGCAGCCCTTAAGCCGCAGTTCGTTCCCGACGTCAAGCGATGGGTGGCGATGAACGTGGCCGATTCGATCAGCGCCGGATTTTCTGCCGAACTCGTGCTGGACGCGAAGCGCAAGGCCGTGGCGCAGGACCTCTTCCAGCGTTCGTCCATCGAGGGTCTGGCGCAGGCGTGGAGCCAAGCGGTCGCAGTCGAAGGACGCGCGTCACCCGACGACGACATCGCTGCGATCAAAGCGGTCACGGTGGACGACGTGGATCGAGTCGCCGGCGAGTACATGAACGCGAGCACGGAGCTCTCTGCCGAACTCACGCCGCGCGATTCCGGCGCCGCCGTACCCGGCGATGCGTTTGGAGCATCGGAATCGTTTGCGCCCCAGGATGCTGTGCCCGTCGCGCTCCCGGACTGGGCGGCGTCGGTCGTCGAATCCACCGGCGTGCCGCCTTCGACGCTGCACCCGCTCGACACGTCGCTGCCAAACGGCCTACGTGTGATCGTGCAGACCGAACCTGGCAGCGGAGCAGTCACAGTCCTCGGCCAGGTACGAAACGATCCGGACATCGAGGCGCCGCCGGGCAAGGAAGGCGTATCGATCATGCTCGATCAGCTCTTCACGGACGGGTCGGCTTCGGAATCTCCACTCGACTTCTTGTCCGACGTCAGCCAGATCGGCGCCGAAGAGCGCGCGGGTTCCACGTTCTCGCTGCGCGTGCCGGCCGCCGGTTTCGACCGCGGCATGCTGCTGCTCGCCGACAACGAGATCCATCCGTTCTTTCCAACGGAGAATTTTGAGTCGATCCGCAACGCGATCGCAGATCGCGTGCAGGGTACTTCCGAAACGCCCGAATACAAGTCGGCGGTCAGCCTCTATGCGGCGCTGTACCCCAAAGGTGATCCGGTTCAGCGCGTTGCCACACCGGCGACAATCAACGGATTGAGCCTGCGAGACGTGCGCGATTATTTCAATGCCACGATCCGGCCGGACCTGACGACGATCGTCGTGGTCGGAGACGTGGACGACAAGCACGCGCTGGAAGTCGTGCGACGCTATTTCTCGAACTGGCATTCATCGGGCGCTCCGCCGGCGACGAGCCTGCCGCCCGCGCCCCACAACGCTCGCACGGAGGTGGCCATTCCGTCGTTCGGCGCCGTGCAAGACAGCGTGACGTTCGCCGAGACGATGGGGGTTCGATCGGGCACGGCCGATTTCGATGCGCTCTCGCTGGGCGATCAGATGCTCGCGTCGGAGTTTTACGCAAGCCGCCTGTATCGCGATCTTCGCGAGCAGTCGGGTCTCGTCTACTACGTCACGACGAAGTTCAACGCCGACGGTGGCCGCTATGCCTACGAAGTCCAGTGGGGCTGTGATCCGGGGAATGTGGCGCGGGTGGCAGGTATCGTGCAACGCGATCTTCAGGCCATGCGCACGACGCCACCGACTGCCGACGAGCTCCTGCGAGTCAAGGCGCTCGCGGTTCGCGCACTACCGCTTCAAGAATCGAGCCAAGGCGGCGTCGCTCAGACGCTGCTCGATCGAGCGTCGGCGGGTCAGCCGCTGGACGACGCGTCAGCGCAGTCGCGTTACTTGCAGATCACCGCGGCGCAGATCACCGCGGCGTTCGCGAAATATATCCGTCCGGCCGATTTTGTGCAGATCGTTCAGGGACCCACGCCATAATGAACGCAAGGCGCGCCGGCGGACCATGAAGGTCCGCCCCACATCGCGCGCCGGCGGACCATAAAGGTCCGCCCTACAGAACGCTGATGGCGACCGCGATCAGCGCGTCGCCGCGATCGAAACCTTCAACGCGGATCCGGACGCCCGGCCGGATGTCGGCGATGCTGCCGGGGCCGCCTCCGACGTCGATCGCCGTCGTGGGCGTGACGGTGATCGTCACGGTTCGGCCGCTCTTGGTCGCGAGCACGACATCGTTGGCTGCGTACTCGACTTTCGTCACGCGGCCCACATACGCGAAGCTTCCTTGATCTGGCGACGCGGCGGACGACGAAGGCGACGAGGCTGGTCGCGGATGGCTCTGCAACGGAGAAGCAACGGCAGCGCTGGCGAGTGTCGCGCACAGCAGACTTGCCAGGATCATCGCGGTTGAGTTCGTTCGGAAGCCCATCATCTTCGATAACGATTGACGGCAAGCAAGCGTTCCACCCTGACTATGACCAATCCAAAGCCCGCTGACTTTGCAGGGCGACCGTCTGGCATGCAAGCATCCGAGAACTTTCTCTCCACAA
The Candidatus Eremiobacteraceae bacterium DNA segment above includes these coding regions:
- a CDS encoding pitrilysin family protein; protein product: MRNLFVAASAFCVAVLAVGAAAAPSFADTSSVARATLANGLRVIAVRDTLAPVVTTEMNYLVGSEDDPPDVPGMAHAQEHMLFRGSTGVSGAQLASIAAGLGGDLNGDTQPTVTQYIFTVPANALDVVLHVEADRMRGALLSQDDWIKERGAIEQEVSSDLSNPIYRARADLLADMFVGTPYAAPGVGTRDAFDSLNASSIRAFYDLWYHPNNAILVVVGDVEPSTVISDVTRLFGAIPSAPLPAHPSFALPAPKLADVSFDTALPLGFALVAYRFPGSDTHDFAAAEVLANVMADERSPFFSGIPHDKVYNASFVLDDMPKASFGLAMAAALKPQFVPDVKRWVAMNVADSISAGFSAELVLDAKRKAVAQDLFQRSSIEGLAQAWSQAVAVEGRASPDDDIAAIKAVTVDDVDRVAGEYMNASTELSAELTPRDSGAAVPGDAFGASESFAPQDAVPVALPDWAASVVESTGVPPSTLHPLDTSLPNGLRVIVQTEPGSGAVTVLGQVRNDPDIEAPPGKEGVSIMLDQLFTDGSASESPLDFLSDVSQIGAEERAGSTFSLRVPAAGFDRGMLLLADNEIHPFFPTENFESIRNAIADRVQGTSETPEYKSAVSLYAALYPKGDPVQRVATPATINGLSLRDVRDYFNATIRPDLTTIVVVGDVDDKHALEVVRRYFSNWHSSGAPPATSLPPAPHNARTEVAIPSFGAVQDSVTFAETMGVRSGTADFDALSLGDQMLASEFYASRLYRDLREQSGLVYYVTTKFNADGGRYAYEVQWGCDPGNVARVAGIVQRDLQAMRTTPPTADELLRVKALAVRALPLQESSQGGVAQTLLDRASAGQPLDDASAQSRYLQITAAQITAAFAKYIRPADFVQIVQGPTP